Below is a genomic region from Azoarcus sp. KH32C.
GACCGTCATCGCGCCTGCGCAGTTGCCGGTCGGCGTGCTGACGGCGCTGATCGGCGTGCCGGTGTTCCTGTTCCTGCTGTCGCGCCATCCCCGTGCATGAGGGTCCGCCAATGAGTGCAGACGCGCCGATCCTCCTCGAAGCGGAGAAACTCGCGCTGCAGATCGATGGGCGCTGGCTATGCTGCGAGTTCAGCCTGCGCCTCGCGGTGGGTGAATGCCTCGTGCTGCTGGGGCCTAACGGCGCGGGCAAGACGACGCTGTTGCATACGCTCGCCGGGCTGCGGCCGCCGACGGTGGGTAGCGTCCGCCTCGATGGCCGTCCCTATGCCGACTGGGACAGCCTCGCCGCCGCGCGTTTCCGCGGACTGCTCGCGCAGCAGCAGCCGGACCATTTCTCGGCAACGGTGCTGCAGACCGCGCTGGTCGGCCGCCACCCGCACCTCGGACGCTGGGGCTGGGAAAGCGCGCATGACATCGAGATCGCGAACGAATCGCTCGCCGCGGTCGGCCTTGCGGAACTCGCCGCGCGCGACATCCTCACCCTCTCCGGCGGCGAACGCCAACGCGTGTCGATCGCGACGCTCCTGACGCAGGCGCCGAAGCTCTTCCTGCTCGACGAACCGACGAACCACCTCGATCTGCATTACCAGATCGCCGTGCTCGACCT
It encodes:
- a CDS encoding ABC transporter ATP-binding protein, which encodes MSADAPILLEAEKLALQIDGRWLCCEFSLRLAVGECLVLLGPNGAGKTTLLHTLAGLRPPTVGSVRLDGRPYADWDSLAAARFRGLLAQQQPDHFSATVLQTALVGRHPHLGRWGWESAHDIEIANESLAAVGLAELAARDILTLSGGERQRVSIATLLTQAPKLFLLDEPTNHLDLHYQIAVLDLFARLKRDGRGVVMVLHDINLAARFADHVILLDGRGGVAAGASGDVLQPERLSHAFDHPIRCIETDGRTVFIPE